A single Lactuca sativa cultivar Salinas chromosome 8, Lsat_Salinas_v11, whole genome shotgun sequence DNA region contains:
- the LOC111910589 gene encoding protein EXORDIUM-like 5, with protein sequence MSLLPLSFFIFFITLSAIVASAATVQTLNTNQQHSNDKGYTFHNPKLPPKTLTTSKKFEGSSELVNLRYHMGPVLSSPISIYLIWYGKWAPTQMLLIKDFLLSISTTKRRAAPHPSVSDWWQTVSLYTDQTNANISRSILIAGEYSDRKYTHGTHLTRLTIQDVIASSVRSAPFPVDHKNGIYLVLTSVDVTVEDFCRAVCGFHYFTFPSKVGYTLPYAWVGNSGKQCPEVCAYPFAVPAYMQGGGPGALSPPNGDVGVDGMISVIGHELAELSSNPLVNAWYAGEDPTAPTEIGDLCEGLYGSGGGGGYIGDVMKDGSGRTFNMNGRRGRKFLVQWIWSPVLKACAGPNARD encoded by the coding sequence ATGTCTCTTTTACCCCTcagcttcttcatcttcttcatcacacTATCTGCCATTGTTGCTTCTGCTGCAACTGTACAGACACTTAATACAAAtcagcagcattcaaatgataaaGGTTACACCTTTCATAACCCAAAGCTTCCACCTAAAACCCTCACCACTTCCAAGAAGTTTGAAGGTTCGTCGGAGCTTGTCAACCTCCGATACCATATGGGTCCTGTTCTTTCTTCTCCGATCAGCATTTACCTCATATGGTATGGAAAGTGGGCCCCTACCCAGATGTTGTTGATCAAAGACTTCCTTCTATCTATCTCCACCACCAAACGCCGTGCAGCCCCGCATCCTTCCGTCTCTGACTGGTGGCAGACGGTTTCACTCTACACCGATCAAACCAACGCCAACATCTCCCGCTCCATCCTCATCGCCGGAGAATATTCTGATCGTAAGTACACTCATGGAACACACCTCACTCGTTTGACAATCCAAGATGTCATTGCTTCATCCGTACGATCAGCTCCGTTTCCGGTTGATCACAAGAACGGGATTTACCTCGTCTTGACTTCCGTCGACGTCACCGTTGAGGATTTCTGTCGGGCCGTTTGTGGGTTCCACTACTTCACATTCCCATCGAAAGTAGGCTACACTTTACCTTACGCATGGGTGGGGAACTCCGGCAAACAATGCCCGGAGGTTTGTGCTTACCCGTTTGCCGTTCCGGCGTATATGCAGGGCGGCGGCCCGGGTGCATTGTCTCCACCCAATGGCGACGTCGGAGTTGACGGGATGATCAGTGTGATCGGACACGAGCTGGCGGAGCTGTCGTCGAATCCGTTGGTGAATGCTTGGTACGCCGGGGAAGATCCGACGGCGCCGACAGAGATCGGTGATTTGTGTGAGGGGTTATACGGGTCGGGTGGTGGCGGCGGGTACATTGGGGATGTGATGAAAGACGGGTCGGGTCGTACGTTTAATATGAATGGTAGAAGAGGTAGAAAGTTCTTGGTACAATGGATATGGAGCCCCGTTTTGAAGGCATGTGCTGGACCCAATGCGAGAGATTGA